A single region of the Acidobacteriota bacterium genome encodes:
- a CDS encoding AMP-binding protein, with product MKELIFHRLFVPAMNYLANKESIIDGAYSATFGEHADRTMRLCTALSGELGIGRTDRFAVMALTSHEYVELYHAAYLGAGVINPLNLRLAGKELDYIVRDSGTEVAFVDKTFAPLFAQAMALAGDECTVRRTVLIGGPDDDTDAPYDLRYEDLIAGSDPVLPDEPEETDSVVLMYTGGTTGLPKGVLCNQRAEILNTYHGVMRFPQLSDGVALLQTPIFHAASMVGVIATQTFGGKFVLMPMFDPGAAIALIEKYQVTTTTMVPTMIHMLMSHPDFAPEKLASLRNLGYGASPMPAALLDRLLTLFPEMEIGQGYGMTESSSLLTVLDAEDHKVGGDRLRSVGRAVPGVVLSIQDEDGNILPSGEVGEVCAKGGNYMTEYWNKPEATEEAFQGGWYHTGDAGYLDEEGYLFLVDRVKDMIVSGGENVYSAEVESAISTHPVVGQVAVIGIPHEVWGEQVHAIVVPKEGADVDEGTEASIISHARESIAGYKVPKSVEFRVEPLPLSGAMKVLKRELRAPYWEGKERGIN from the coding sequence ATGAAGGAGTTGATCTTCCACCGGCTGTTCGTTCCGGCCATGAACTACCTGGCGAACAAGGAATCGATCATCGACGGCGCCTACAGCGCGACCTTCGGGGAGCATGCCGACCGCACGATGCGCCTGTGCACGGCCCTGAGTGGCGAGTTGGGCATCGGCCGCACCGATCGCTTCGCCGTCATGGCGCTCACCAGCCATGAATACGTCGAGCTGTACCACGCCGCCTACCTCGGCGCCGGCGTGATCAACCCGCTGAACCTGCGTCTGGCCGGCAAGGAACTCGACTACATCGTGCGCGACTCGGGCACGGAGGTCGCCTTCGTCGACAAGACCTTCGCTCCCCTGTTCGCGCAGGCGATGGCGCTCGCCGGCGACGAGTGCACGGTGCGGCGCACGGTTCTGATCGGCGGCCCCGACGACGACACGGACGCCCCATACGACCTCCGCTACGAGGACCTGATCGCCGGCAGCGATCCCGTCCTGCCGGACGAGCCGGAAGAAACCGACTCGGTCGTTCTCATGTACACCGGCGGCACAACCGGCCTGCCCAAGGGCGTCCTCTGCAACCAGCGCGCCGAGATCCTGAACACCTACCACGGGGTCATGCGCTTCCCGCAACTCTCCGACGGCGTCGCGCTGCTGCAGACACCGATCTTCCACGCCGCGTCCATGGTCGGGGTCATCGCGACACAGACATTCGGCGGCAAGTTCGTCCTGATGCCGATGTTCGACCCGGGCGCCGCCATCGCGCTGATCGAGAAGTACCAGGTGACGACGACCACCATGGTGCCGACGATGATCCACATGCTGATGAGTCACCCGGACTTCGCTCCGGAGAAGCTTGCCTCGCTGCGCAACCTCGGTTATGGCGCGTCGCCGATGCCTGCGGCCCTGCTCGACCGGCTGCTAACCCTCTTCCCGGAGATGGAGATCGGCCAGGGCTACGGCATGACCGAGAGTTCGTCGTTGCTGACCGTTCTCGACGCTGAGGACCACAAGGTCGGCGGCGACCGCCTGCGTTCGGTCGGGCGGGCCGTGCCTGGCGTCGTGCTGTCGATCCAGGATGAGGACGGCAACATTCTGCCTTCCGGCGAGGTCGGTGAGGTCTGCGCCAAGGGCGGCAACTACATGACCGAGTACTGGAACAAGCCGGAGGCCACGGAGGAAGCGTTCCAGGGCGGCTGGTATCACACCGGCGACGCCGGCTATCTGGACGAAGAGGGCTACCTGTTCCTGGTCGACCGGGTAAAGGACATGATCGTCTCGGGCGGCGAGAACGTCTACTCGGCCGAGGTCGAGAGCGCGATCTCGACTCACCCGGTCGTCGGCCAGGTGGCCGTGATCGGCATCCCCCACGAGGTCTGGGGCGAGCAGGTCCACGCGATCGTCGTGCCGAAGGAGGGCGCCGACGTCGACGAGGGGACCGAAGCCTCGATCATCAGCCACGCCCGTGAGTCGATCGCCGGCTACAAGGTGCCCAAGTCCGTCGAGTTCCGGGTCGAACCGCTGCCGCTCTCCGGCGCGATGAAGGTCCTGAAACGCGAGCTGCGAGCACCCTACTGGGAAGGCAAGGAGCGTGGCATCAACTGA
- a CDS encoding CoA transferase, whose translation MHQVLAGVRVLDFGRYIAGPFCAALLGDLGAEVIRVEKVRGSEDRFIAPVAPSGEGGMFLQMNRNKRSLTLNPTKPAGREIVKRLVATADVVVANLPPKTLEAMGLDLDSLRQVREDIILTTVSAYGRGGRYSDRVGFDGIGQVMSGIAYMTGDADKPRRAAAPFVDYGTALSCAYGTLAALMARQQTGKGQMVEGALLRTALMMGNANLIEQAVIERNRLPTGNMSQTSGPGDIFRTADGWVLCSVIGEPLFRRWVDLMAADNGTGGDGEEIDWLNDPRFADDLSRGDHGDVIGERMAAWCASRSTGEAVETLNAAMIPSGPVYSMQQTLDDPHIAEVGSFVELDYPDMPRPAPVAQPSVRLTETPATIRHRAPTLGEHTDEILGDLGYSSDEIAAFRAERVV comes from the coding sequence ATGCATCAGGTGCTCGCCGGTGTCCGTGTCCTGGACTTCGGCCGCTACATCGCCGGACCGTTCTGCGCCGCCCTGCTCGGCGATCTCGGCGCCGAAGTGATCCGGGTCGAGAAGGTCCGAGGCAGCGAGGACCGGTTCATCGCGCCGGTGGCGCCGAGTGGCGAGGGCGGAATGTTCCTGCAGATGAACCGGAACAAGCGCTCGCTGACCCTGAATCCGACGAAGCCGGCCGGCCGGGAGATCGTGAAGCGCCTGGTCGCGACCGCCGACGTCGTCGTGGCGAATCTGCCGCCGAAGACCCTTGAGGCGATGGGGCTCGACCTGGACAGCCTGCGCCAGGTCAGGGAGGACATCATCCTGACCACGGTGTCGGCCTATGGGCGCGGCGGCCGCTACAGCGATCGGGTCGGCTTCGACGGCATCGGCCAGGTCATGTCCGGCATCGCATACATGACCGGCGACGCCGACAAGCCGCGTCGCGCGGCCGCGCCGTTCGTGGACTACGGCACCGCGCTTTCCTGTGCCTACGGCACGCTGGCTGCTCTGATGGCGCGCCAGCAGACCGGCAAGGGGCAGATGGTTGAAGGTGCGTTGCTCAGGACGGCGTTGATGATGGGCAACGCGAACCTGATCGAGCAGGCGGTGATCGAGCGCAACCGGCTGCCGACGGGAAACATGTCGCAGACCTCCGGTCCGGGCGACATCTTCCGCACCGCCGACGGCTGGGTGCTGTGCTCGGTGATCGGCGAGCCATTGTTCAGGCGCTGGGTGGACCTGATGGCTGCGGACAACGGCACCGGAGGCGATGGCGAAGAGATCGACTGGTTGAACGATCCGCGCTTCGCCGACGATCTCTCGCGGGGCGACCACGGCGACGTGATCGGTGAGCGGATGGCTGCCTGGTGTGCCTCCCGGTCGACCGGGGAAGCGGTGGAGACCCTGAACGCGGCGATGATCCCCTCCGGGCCGGTGTACTCGATGCAGCAGACGCTGGACGATCCACACATCGCGGAGGTCGGTTCCTTCGTCGAGCTCGACTATCCGGACATGCCGCGGCCGGCGCCGGTGGCGCAGCCTTCCGTGCGCCTGACCGAAACTCCCGCCACGATCCGTCACCGTGCGCCGACGCTGGGCGAGCACACCGACGAGATCCTGGGCGATCTCGGCTACAGCAGCGACGAGATCGCCGCGTTCAGGGCTGAACGGGTGGTGTAG
- a CDS encoding PhoPQ-activated pathogenicity-related family protein: MRVARDSFTLIVIALLLLGCAGGVDSTASEPETATEPDSHGILKEYVDTPDPAYGWTLVSSEPGDGYTLHTIEMTSQTWLTEAEVDRPLWTHWLMVVEPDEVTSDHGFLYISSGRNGGDPPEQANPLTLQPALATGSFTAELRMVPNQPLNFVGDDYGERVEDELIAYGWDKFLRGEDAIWLARLPMTKAAVRAMDTMTAFAASEDGGGNDVSQFVVAGGSKRGWTTWTTAMVDDRVVAIAPIVIDLLNLEASFEHHWKAYGFWAPAIGDYVYEGITDWFGTPEYLELQQIVEPYNHLDKLTMPKYLINATGDQFFLPDSAQFYFDDLLGEKHLRYVPNTEHSLGGSDAAVGFLAFYQAILDGAERPDVDWSIETDDAGGAAITAWVANDMEPSRVLLWQASNPETRDLRVDTIGRSWTSTAVEPGDDGRWVGAVPAPERGWTGFYLEFEFPGPGEAPFQFSTEIKVVPEDLPFGWPPEAAASEG, from the coding sequence ATGAGAGTCGCTCGCGACAGCTTCACCCTGATCGTCATCGCGTTACTGCTTCTGGGTTGCGCGGGCGGCGTCGATTCCACGGCCAGCGAGCCCGAAACCGCCACCGAACCGGATTCGCACGGCATCCTCAAGGAGTATGTCGACACCCCCGACCCGGCCTACGGCTGGACCCTGGTGAGCAGCGAGCCCGGCGACGGCTACACCCTGCACACGATCGAGATGACGAGCCAGACCTGGCTCACCGAGGCGGAGGTCGACCGGCCGCTATGGACCCACTGGTTGATGGTGGTCGAACCAGACGAGGTCACAAGTGACCACGGCTTCCTCTACATCTCGAGCGGTCGGAACGGCGGCGACCCGCCGGAACAGGCGAATCCGCTGACCCTCCAGCCGGCCCTGGCCACAGGCTCCTTCACCGCTGAACTGAGAATGGTGCCGAACCAGCCTCTGAACTTCGTTGGCGACGACTACGGAGAGCGGGTCGAGGACGAGCTGATCGCCTACGGCTGGGACAAGTTCCTGCGAGGCGAGGATGCAATCTGGCTCGCCCGGCTGCCCATGACGAAGGCCGCGGTGCGCGCAATGGACACGATGACCGCCTTCGCGGCCTCCGAGGACGGCGGCGGGAACGACGTGAGCCAGTTCGTCGTCGCCGGCGGCTCGAAGCGCGGCTGGACCACCTGGACCACGGCGATGGTCGACGACCGGGTGGTCGCGATCGCGCCGATCGTGATCGATCTCCTGAACCTCGAAGCCTCCTTCGAACACCACTGGAAGGCCTACGGCTTCTGGGCGCCGGCCATCGGCGACTACGTGTACGAGGGGATCACGGACTGGTTCGGAACGCCCGAGTACCTGGAACTCCAGCAGATCGTCGAGCCGTACAACCACCTCGACAAGCTGACGATGCCGAAGTACCTGATCAACGCGACCGGCGACCAGTTCTTCCTGCCCGACTCGGCCCAGTTCTACTTCGACGACCTGCTCGGCGAGAAGCACCTGCGCTACGTGCCGAACACCGAGCATTCCCTGGGCGGCAGCGACGCGGCAGTCGGCTTCCTCGCCTTCTACCAGGCCATCCTGGATGGCGCGGAGCGCCCCGATGTCGACTGGTCGATCGAAACCGACGACGCCGGCGGAGCCGCGATCACCGCCTGGGTGGCGAACGACATGGAGCCGAGTCGGGTTCTCCTGTGGCAGGCCTCGAACCCGGAAACGCGCGACCTCCGGGTCGACACGATCGGCCGGTCGTGGACCAGCACCGCCGTCGAACCGGGTGACGACGGCAGGTGGGTCGGCGCCGTCCCCGCGCCGGAACGCGGCTGGACCGGCTTCTACCTCGAGTTCGAGTTCCCCGGCCCCGGCGAGGCACCGTTCCAGTTCTCGACCGAGATCAAGGTGGTGCCGGAGGATCTGCCGTTCGGCTGGCCGCCGGAGGCGGCGGCGAGCGAGGGCTGA
- a CDS encoding TIGR03617 family F420-dependent LLM class oxidoreductase, translated as MKVDGGLPTDLREVPARIRELEDAGFAAAMTAETAHDPFFPLLLAAEHSERIELMTSIAVAFARTPMNLANVGHDLNAYSRGRLILGLGSQIRPHITKRFSMPWSHPARRMREFILAMRAIWSNWYEGERLRFQGEFYSHTLMTPMFTPTNTDHGPPRVFLAAVGPLMTEVAGEVADGLIVHPFTTRSYMRDTTLPAIERGLAAAGRDRSDFEIAYPGFIVSGQDEKTFEATKRAVKKQISFYGSTPAYRPVLESEGWGELQLELNRMSKQGQWDEMGLLITDEMLDAFAVVGEPGDLARGVLDRYGEVVDRMSPNLRFLDEATQRDVIASLSAN; from the coding sequence ATGAAGGTTGACGGCGGACTCCCCACCGATCTGCGCGAGGTCCCGGCCCGCATTCGGGAACTCGAAGACGCCGGCTTCGCGGCCGCGATGACCGCCGAAACGGCGCACGACCCGTTCTTCCCGCTGCTCCTCGCCGCCGAGCACAGCGAGCGGATCGAACTGATGACTTCAATCGCGGTCGCCTTCGCTCGTACTCCGATGAACCTGGCGAACGTCGGCCACGACCTGAACGCCTACTCGCGGGGCCGCCTGATTCTTGGTCTCGGCTCCCAGATCCGGCCGCACATCACGAAGCGCTTCAGCATGCCCTGGTCGCACCCCGCCCGGCGCATGCGGGAGTTCATTCTGGCGATGCGCGCGATCTGGTCGAACTGGTATGAGGGCGAGCGGCTCCGCTTCCAGGGTGAGTTCTACTCGCACACCCTGATGACGCCCATGTTCACGCCGACGAACACGGACCACGGCCCGCCGAGGGTGTTCCTGGCCGCGGTAGGACCGCTGATGACCGAGGTCGCCGGCGAAGTCGCGGACGGCCTGATCGTTCACCCCTTCACGACCCGGTCCTACATGCGCGACACCACCCTGCCGGCCATCGAGCGCGGTCTGGCCGCCGCCGGCCGCGACCGCTCGGACTTCGAGATCGCGTACCCCGGCTTCATCGTCTCCGGTCAGGACGAGAAGACGTTCGAGGCGACGAAGCGTGCCGTCAAGAAGCAGATCTCCTTCTACGGTTCGACGCCCGCCTACCGGCCGGTTCTCGAGTCGGAGGGCTGGGGCGAGCTGCAGCTCGAGCTGAACCGGATGTCCAAGCAGGGCCAGTGGGACGAGATGGGCCTTCTCATCACCGACGAGATGCTCGACGCCTTCGCGGTCGTCGGCGAGCCGGGCGATCTGGCCCGGGGCGTCCTCGACCGCTACGGCGAGGTCGTCGACCGGATGAGCCCCAACCTACGCTTCCTCGACGAGGCGACGCAGCGCGACGTGATCGCCTCCCTGTCCGCGAACTGA
- a CDS encoding CaiB/BaiF CoA-transferase family protein, which produces MMGPLDGYRILEIAGIGPGPFCAMVLSDLGAEVVRIDRKAYAGRGSKFDVLNRGRRSLGMDLKRPEAVEAVLDMVERADGLIEGFRPGVMERLGLGPDVCLERNPRLVFGRMTGWGQNGTIAHAAGHDINYIALSGVLHSIGNNGGKPVPPLNLVGDFGGGGMLLALGVVAGLLEAQKSGKGQVVDAAMTDGSALLLAAVVGMHSAGVWRDTRGSNMLDSGSHFYDTYECADGEYVSVGSIEPQFYALLLEKTGLDGREWEGHLTDRDRWPELKSKLAEVFRTKTRDEWCEMMEGSDVCFAPVLTIGEAIEHPHNRSRDTFVEVDGVAQPAPAPRFSRTPVAVQGPPPKAGEHSDAVLADWGFSGERIDAMRAAGAI; this is translated from the coding sequence ATCATGGGACCACTCGACGGCTACCGCATTCTCGAAATCGCCGGCATCGGCCCGGGCCCCTTCTGCGCCATGGTGCTCTCCGATCTGGGCGCCGAGGTCGTCCGTATCGACCGTAAGGCGTATGCGGGACGCGGCTCGAAGTTCGACGTGCTGAACCGCGGGAGACGCTCCCTGGGGATGGACCTCAAGCGACCGGAAGCGGTCGAGGCGGTGCTCGACATGGTGGAACGGGCGGACGGCCTGATCGAGGGGTTCCGGCCCGGGGTCATGGAGCGGCTCGGACTCGGTCCCGACGTGTGCCTCGAGCGCAATCCCAGGCTCGTCTTCGGCCGCATGACGGGCTGGGGGCAGAACGGCACGATCGCGCACGCGGCCGGCCACGACATCAACTACATCGCGCTCTCCGGCGTCCTGCACTCGATCGGCAACAACGGCGGCAAGCCGGTTCCGCCGCTCAACCTGGTCGGCGACTTCGGCGGCGGCGGCATGCTGCTTGCCCTGGGGGTGGTGGCCGGTCTGCTCGAGGCGCAGAAGTCCGGCAAGGGGCAGGTGGTCGACGCTGCGATGACGGACGGCTCCGCCCTCCTGCTGGCCGCCGTCGTCGGAATGCACTCGGCGGGCGTGTGGAGGGACACGCGGGGTTCGAACATGCTGGACAGCGGCTCCCACTTCTACGACACCTACGAGTGCGCGGACGGCGAGTACGTATCCGTGGGATCGATCGAGCCGCAGTTCTACGCCCTGCTGCTCGAGAAGACCGGACTCGACGGCCGCGAATGGGAAGGTCATCTGACGGACCGGGACCGGTGGCCCGAACTCAAGAGCAAGCTGGCCGAGGTCTTCCGCACGAAGACTCGCGACGAGTGGTGCGAGATGATGGAGGGCAGCGACGTCTGCTTCGCACCGGTTCTCACGATCGGCGAGGCGATCGAGCACCCGCACAACCGCTCGCGAGACACCTTCGTGGAGGTCGACGGCGTGGCCCAGCCGGCGCCGGCGCCACGCTTCAGCCGCACGCCCGTCGCAGTCCAGGGGCCGCCGCCGAAGGCCGGCGAGCACAGCGACGCCGTGCTGGCGGACTGGGGGTTCAGCGGTGAACGGATCGACGCGATGCGGGCCGCCGGCGCGATCTGA
- a CDS encoding sulfatase-like hydrolase/transferase: protein MPVAGQQPPADLPPPNILWISSEDNGPQLGAYGDDYATTPNLDRLAARGLVYRNTWSTVPVCAPARTTIISGLYPASTGAQHMRSRSTLPDGFRFFPQYLREAGYYVTNNAKEDYNLAKPGGQGAVWHESSREAHWRNRPEGAPFFAVFNFTVTHESQIRRRPHTKVHDPAGVRVPAYHPDTPEVRQDWAQYYDKLTEMDVLVGERLAELEAAGLADDTIVFYWADHGPGLPRGKRTALQTGLHVPLIVSVPEKYRHLAPADYEPGGSTDRLVGFIDFAPTMLSLAGIEPPAQFQGRAFLGAHEAAPNEFLFGFSDRMDERYDLVRSVRDQRYLYARNFLVDRPYGQRLSYQMETPTTRVWLRLFQEGELNDAQAAFWGEKPSEELYDLENDPDLVNNLAASPDHAAERERLAAALRRQLLTIRDLSFLPEGEMHRRAADMGGVPWTYGQGGYQIERVLPAAELATDRSRWGSGDIERLTRMLGDPDSAVRAWAAIGLRTRGADAVRSAAGALRAALGDPSPPVRIFAAEALGRFGDEQDRAPAVELLLASASTDDSDFFDALLALNALDYLEPEVLGGANGQADAWRKGLRALPSELEGLDRRFRNYVPRLLEAIWLDLDEAP, encoded by the coding sequence GTGCCCGTCGCCGGTCAACAACCGCCCGCCGACCTGCCGCCGCCGAACATCCTCTGGATCTCGAGCGAGGACAACGGTCCGCAACTCGGCGCCTACGGCGACGACTACGCCACTACGCCGAACCTCGACCGCCTCGCCGCCCGCGGGCTCGTCTACCGCAACACCTGGTCGACGGTGCCGGTCTGCGCGCCGGCACGCACGACGATCATCAGCGGCCTCTACCCGGCATCCACCGGCGCCCAGCACATGCGCAGCCGATCCACGCTCCCGGACGGCTTCCGCTTCTTCCCGCAATACCTGCGCGAGGCGGGCTACTACGTGACGAACAACGCCAAGGAGGACTACAACCTCGCGAAGCCCGGCGGGCAGGGAGCCGTCTGGCACGAGTCGTCCCGCGAGGCGCACTGGCGGAACCGCCCGGAAGGGGCGCCCTTCTTCGCCGTCTTCAACTTCACCGTGACCCACGAGAGCCAGATCCGGCGCCGGCCGCACACGAAGGTCCACGACCCGGCCGGCGTTCGGGTGCCGGCCTACCACCCCGACACGCCGGAGGTGCGGCAGGACTGGGCCCAGTACTACGACAAGTTGACCGAGATGGACGTGCTCGTCGGGGAGCGCCTGGCCGAACTCGAGGCGGCCGGCCTCGCGGACGACACGATCGTCTTCTACTGGGCCGATCACGGACCGGGCCTGCCGCGCGGCAAGCGCACGGCGCTGCAGACCGGCCTACATGTGCCGCTCATCGTCTCGGTGCCTGAGAAGTACAGGCACCTGGCGCCGGCCGACTACGAGCCGGGCGGCAGCACGGACCGGCTGGTCGGCTTCATCGACTTCGCGCCGACCATGCTGAGCCTCGCCGGGATCGAGCCGCCTGCGCAATTCCAGGGGCGTGCCTTCCTCGGGGCCCACGAGGCGGCGCCAAACGAGTTCCTGTTCGGTTTTTCCGACCGCATGGACGAACGCTACGACCTGGTCCGGAGCGTCCGCGACCAGCGCTATCTCTACGCGCGCAACTTCCTGGTCGACCGGCCCTACGGTCAGCGTCTCTCCTACCAGATGGAGACGCCGACCACCCGGGTCTGGCTGCGGCTGTTCCAGGAGGGTGAACTGAACGACGCGCAGGCGGCCTTCTGGGGGGAGAAGCCGAGCGAGGAGCTCTACGACCTGGAGAACGATCCGGATCTGGTCAACAACCTCGCGGCGTCACCTGACCATGCGGCCGAGAGAGAGCGGCTGGCCGCGGCGTTGCGGCGGCAGCTCCTGACGATTCGCGATCTCAGTTTCCTACCTGAAGGCGAGATGCACCGCCGGGCGGCGGACATGGGCGGTGTGCCGTGGACCTACGGCCAGGGCGGCTACCAGATCGAGCGGGTACTGCCCGCGGCCGAACTGGCCACCGATCGGTCGAGGTGGGGGAGCGGGGACATCGAGCGGTTGACCCGCATGCTCGGAGACCCGGACTCTGCAGTACGCGCCTGGGCCGCAATCGGGCTGCGCACTCGTGGCGCGGACGCGGTACGTTCGGCCGCCGGCGCGCTGCGGGCCGCGCTTGGCGACCCCTCGCCACCGGTGCGTATCTTCGCGGCCGAGGCTCTGGGTCGGTTCGGCGATGAACAGGACCGTGCTCCCGCGGTCGAACTCCTGCTGGCCTCGGCTTCAACCGACGACAGCGACTTCTTCGACGCGCTGCTCGCGCTCAATGCGCTCGACTACCTCGAACCGGAGGTGCTCGGCGGTGCGAACGGTCAGGCCGATGCCTGGCGGAAGGGGCTCCGTGCCTTGCCGAGTGAACTCGAAGGCCTCGACCGCCGATTCAGGAACTATGTACCTCGGCTGCTCGAGGCCATCTGGCTCGACCTGGACGAGGCGCCCTGA
- a CDS encoding LLM class F420-dependent oxidoreductase — protein MQRYGMTIPFNLPLAEQEDLIKEMVDLGYTDFWSSESNGSDGFIPLVQAAIWAPTARLGIAIIPAYTRGPALMAMTVGAMAEAAPGRFVMGLGTSSNVIVEQWNDIPFERPYYKTRDMVRFLKKALGGDRIDEDFGSFKVRGFRMGRPLKENPPILVAALREGMLRMAGREGDGAILNWLSPEDVKTVVPYVHQAGPGKEIAARIFVIPTEDKGVVDFVGRRAMAAYLNVPVYAAFHDWLGRRDDLGPMWDAWGAGDRKKAVEVIPEETLRDILIIGSPGKCRERIQEYIEAGVHTPALQIMHPGDDLRETIRALAPG, from the coding sequence ATGCAGCGCTACGGCATGACGATTCCGTTCAACCTGCCCCTGGCGGAGCAGGAGGACCTGATCAAGGAGATGGTCGACCTCGGCTACACGGACTTCTGGTCCTCCGAGTCGAACGGCTCCGACGGTTTCATCCCGCTGGTGCAGGCGGCGATCTGGGCTCCGACGGCGCGGCTCGGGATCGCGATCATCCCCGCCTACACCCGGGGACCGGCGCTGATGGCGATGACCGTGGGCGCGATGGCGGAGGCGGCGCCGGGCCGGTTCGTCATGGGCCTCGGCACGTCGTCCAACGTGATCGTCGAGCAGTGGAACGACATCCCGTTCGAGCGGCCCTACTACAAGACCCGCGACATGGTGCGGTTCCTCAAGAAGGCGCTCGGTGGCGACCGGATCGACGAGGACTTCGGCAGCTTCAAGGTCCGCGGCTTCCGCATGGGCCGGCCGCTCAAGGAGAATCCACCGATCCTGGTCGCGGCGCTACGCGAGGGCATGCTGCGGATGGCCGGCCGCGAGGGCGACGGAGCGATCCTCAACTGGCTGTCTCCCGAGGACGTGAAGACGGTCGTCCCCTATGTCCACCAGGCCGGCCCCGGCAAGGAAATCGCAGCGCGCATCTTCGTCATCCCTACGGAGGACAAGGGCGTGGTGGACTTCGTCGGCCGGCGCGCCATGGCGGCCTACCTGAACGTGCCGGTCTACGCCGCGTTTCACGACTGGCTGGGCCGGCGGGACGATCTTGGCCCGATGTGGGACGCCTGGGGCGCCGGCGACCGCAAGAAAGCGGTCGAAGTGATCCCGGAAGAGACGCTGCGCGACATCCTGATCATCGGCTCGCCCGGGAAGTGCCGGGAACGGATCCAGGAGTACATCGAGGCGGGAGTGCACACGCCGGCGCTCCAGATCATGCATCCGGGGGACGATCTGCGGGAAACGATCCGGGCGCTGGCGCCGGGCTAG
- a CDS encoding VOC family protein — translation MALSTYLTFDGNCREAFEYYRSVFGGEFSDFNTFGEGPEGLPLAEGQEDQIMHVALPVGDSVLLGSDSTTFGPPLEVGNNFSISVEAESREHADELQAKLSDGGAVTLPMEDQFWGAYFGMCVDRYGINWMLVYAPPQE, via the coding sequence ATGGCACTCAGCACCTATTTGACCTTCGACGGCAACTGCCGCGAGGCGTTCGAGTACTACCGGTCTGTCTTCGGCGGCGAGTTCTCGGACTTCAATACCTTCGGCGAAGGCCCGGAGGGACTGCCGCTCGCCGAGGGCCAGGAGGACCAGATCATGCATGTGGCCCTTCCGGTCGGCGACAGCGTGCTGTTGGGGAGCGACAGCACGACGTTCGGCCCGCCGCTCGAGGTCGGCAACAACTTCTCGATCTCGGTCGAGGCCGAGAGCCGGGAACACGCGGACGAACTGCAGGCGAAGCTGTCGGATGGCGGTGCGGTGACGCTGCCGATGGAGGACCAGTTCTGGGGCGCGTACTTCGGCATGTGCGTCGACCGCTACGGCATCAACTGGATGCTGGTCTACGCACCGCCGCAGGAGTAG
- a CDS encoding NAD-dependent epimerase/dehydratase family protein, with amino-acid sequence MTAISPNDGPVAVTGVSGFTGGHMVRELVLHGYDVRACLRDATSWRGRDCVSYLDRLPNVEIVDGCDLFVPASYDEAFTGCSGVFHVAAVLGNSADGKSQPRGSGNVATDVYEGGMAGTRNVIDAVNRSGSVKRVVYTSSLAAVAGLGAPAMPPGYAWTETDWASSNFPEDVWNHPRMSYARSKVDTEHLLNQTADSSGGRWDVVTMNPAMICGPILFKAQVGQWIEQIGRLAAGRATSWPTPYDMYYNIIDVRDLVKAERLAAESDVDHRATHGGSRYLLHGSGGRSALRLGTEVRRIIQELFPAFTVGEPEVPEGGPAPPAAINHSKKAKAVLGATLRPVEDTIEAVVETSVELGVIEPRLRDT; translated from the coding sequence ATGACTGCCATCTCTCCCAACGACGGTCCGGTTGCCGTCACTGGCGTTTCCGGCTTCACCGGCGGCCACATGGTGCGTGAACTGGTGCTTCACGGGTACGACGTACGAGCATGCCTGCGCGACGCGACGTCCTGGCGGGGCCGGGACTGCGTCTCGTATCTGGACCGGCTGCCGAACGTGGAGATCGTGGACGGCTGCGACCTGTTCGTGCCGGCCTCGTACGACGAGGCGTTTACGGGTTGCTCGGGCGTATTCCACGTCGCCGCGGTGCTCGGCAACTCGGCCGACGGCAAGTCCCAACCGCGGGGTTCGGGGAACGTCGCGACGGACGTCTACGAGGGCGGCATGGCCGGGACGCGGAACGTGATCGACGCGGTGAACCGAAGCGGAAGCGTGAAGCGCGTCGTCTACACGAGTTCCCTGGCGGCGGTCGCGGGCCTGGGCGCGCCGGCGATGCCTCCGGGCTACGCGTGGACGGAGACGGACTGGGCTTCCAGCAACTTCCCGGAGGACGTCTGGAATCACCCGCGGATGTCCTATGCCCGCAGCAAGGTGGACACGGAGCATCTGCTGAACCAGACCGCGGACTCAAGCGGCGGCCGCTGGGACGTGGTCACGATGAACCCGGCGATGATCTGCGGCCCGATCCTGTTCAAGGCCCAGGTCGGCCAGTGGATCGAGCAGATCGGACGGTTGGCCGCGGGACGGGCAACGTCGTGGCCGACGCCCTACGACATGTACTACAACATCATCGACGTGCGTGACCTGGTGAAGGCGGAGCGCCTGGCGGCGGAGTCGGACGTCGATCACAGGGCGACCCACGGCGGCAGCCGCTACCTCCTCCACGGCAGCGGCGGGCGTTCCGCTCTCCGGCTCGGCACGGAAGTTCGCCGGATCATCCAGGAGCTCTTCCCGGCGTTCACCGTCGGCGAGCCGGAAGTCCCTGAAGGTGGTCCGGCGCCTCCGGCGGCGATCAACCACAGCAAGAAGGCGAAGGCGGTGCTGGGGGCCACCCTCCGGCCGGTGGAGGACACGATCGAGGCCGTGGTCGAGACGTCGGTCGAGCTGGGAGTGATCGAGCCACGGTTGAGGGACACCTGA